The following nucleotide sequence is from Aspergillus luchuensis IFO 4308 DNA, chromosome 1, nearly complete sequence.
AATCCCTTCTCTACCCcgatttcctcttcttcctcctagccctcctcttcttttatCATCCTAACTACTTCTACCCgactttgctgctgcctatATCCGACCCCTCCTCTAGTCCATCATGCAACTCCGTTATCTGCTGGCGCTCAGCGCCCTATCATCCGCTGCTCTTGCGCACGCGGAGCCCGCGGCTGGAGTTTTTTCGCTGTCACCGCAAACCGAAGCGCCGGTCGCTCAACCAACATCCATCGTTGATCAATACCTCAAGCCCAAGCGGTATAACCGTTCTTTGAACTTCCAGAAGAGGGCGACTACTACCgatgataccaccaccacaacggatgcagccaccaccactgcagACTCCACTACATCCACTTCGTCCAGCACTAccgaagccaccaccacctccgacacCTCGACGACCAGTGCGACGACGACTGCAACCACTGCCACGagcaccagctccagcagcagcaccaccaccacttcatcctcatcctctcaaTCCACCACCAGTGCCACCTCGACCACTCAAAGCACGACGACTACCTCGACGACCActagcaccaccacctccgctaCGAGCACCGTCTCCGCCGCGCAGAAGGAGTACAACCACCGTGGCGAGATCGCTGCCATCGTGACCTTCAgtatcctcatcttcatcttcctcgccctcaccttcttcctctgcttccgcgagaaggccaagaccAACCGTCTGGCCAAGAAGGCCGACGCGGGAGCCGATTACTCCATGGTGCCGCTGGCCGATGGCCGGCCTCAGAGCGAGGCCAAATTTGACCGCGCCTCTATGATGTTCGCCTCCAACTCGCAACTCAATCTGGATCAGATGGCGAGGAGGCCTACC
It contains:
- a CDS encoding uncharacterized protein (COG:U;~EggNog:ENOG410Q19X;~SECRETED:SignalP(1-18);~TransMembrane:1 (n6-16c20/21o171-193i)); the encoded protein is MQLRYLLALSALSSAALAHAEPAAGVFSLSPQTEAPVAQPTSIVDQYLKPKRYNRSLNFQKRATTTDDTTTTTDAATTTADSTTSTSSSTTEATTTSDTSTTSATTTATTATSTSSSSSTTTTSSSSSQSTTSATSTTQSTTTTSTTTSTTTSATSTVSAAQKEYNHRGEIAAIVTFSILIFIFLALTFFLCFREKAKTNRLAKKADAGADYSMVPLADGRPQSEAKFDRASMMFASNSQLNLDQMARRPTSMAASETLSVPMNRTAPGTPSDEHRANMV